TTAATGTGGAATCTCCTTTCCAAAATAAAAGCTATTCTATTGAATGCTAGTGgctaaaactaaaaattgagaaaattttaaaaatacgtgaaagatatttcaaattaagtaTATGGTGGTAAAGTGACGCGCTTGCATATAAACATAGATAAGAAAAATGGTGAtaatttgaacagtttttattgaaaactcttATCTCTAAAAAAGGTATTGCGCAATTTTAGATAACATTGCATCATTAGTGAAAATGTCTGAAAAGTGGCGTGACAAGCATAAAATAgtgataagaaaattatttgaaaaatttcatttgaaaagtttattgaaaactctCTAAAAAGGTATTGCACAATCTTAGATGACATTGCATAATTAGTGAAGAAAGTTGAATAAATTGTCTGAAAAGTAGCGTGACAAGCATAAAATAGTGAtaagaaaattatgattattcttCTCAGtgtaaaattatagtttaaagtTGTTGCtagttaagaaaattataataatttgaaatcctcattgaaaaatgatttataattaaaaaggtACTGCATAAACTTAAAAAGCTAAGTATAATAccgaaaacttttataaaattgctATAGTTATTCATTAATGTAAAACTTGTAATATaggataattaatatttaaaggtggtttcagaaaatggtgcaaagtaaaacaatgtaaatcgagaaaaatattttattaataaataaatttttacaaaataatacaatatgaacatttttatcTAAACACTATTAGAGTTTTActgaagtaattttcaaacaaaatgtttCTGTGCTAAATCCCGTTGAGTTGGATTGATAGATGGAAGATATAGTATCCCACACGTCATTAATAGACACATCTTTGGCTTTCTTGAAATTAATCCATCCTTGTCCTTTAGCGAGGTCTTTGGAGCAGAAAGTGAAGCCTACATAAGCTTCGGACGACAATTCTTCAGTTCCTTTACGAACAATTTGGTTGATAGCCTCTTTTACCTATGCTACTGGATCGGCACCTTCTGAGATCTCTTTAATTCTAAACTCCAAAGCTCTGGCTGATACACCAAAGCGTTTACATGTTTGTGATTCatctttaattattataaatttttccataatatacGTCTATTCACTACAAGAGGTAAGACAAAAATGGGGTACGCGCGAATGAGCTGCTTAATATATAGAACTTTTTTTCTTGAACCAACATTCTTTACACCAAGCTGTGAACTTGTAATATTCGATTCCTTTCCGGTCACAATTGTACTCTTCATGGTGCTGGTATACTTCTTTTTTCTgacaaaaagaacaaaaacttAATCCGCAGTCGCTGCAGTTACACGCTTTCCCCCAAGCACAATTAGGCATCTTCACTCTAGAACGGTTCGTCTTGAAATGATTACCAGAGCCTTTGGAAATGTCTTTTATTCGATTATGTCTGCTCGCCTGAGCTCTTCAATTATTTcccaaattcttcttctttgtttAGATATTTAAGTGTGTTTACGAGATTATTTGGTCATTTGGCATCTTCGCTGTAGAACGgaattcaacttatttttattcgatgatacctgctTCAACAAGTACGTTCGGGTCTGTCCAACCTTGGAGCCACGTAGTTTGTCTTGGATATTTCCTCACTTTTCTACGGCAATTGTTCTTACATAGAGGCTTAATAATCTCATCAAATTTAGTTGATCGTTGTTGATGTTTTAAAAACCCTCTTGAATCTCTATGTACCCCCGACAGTTCCAATATTTGCCTATATAGTTGCAAATCGGTGATGGTAAAAGCTCGCGGGGTTCTGCAAAACACTAGCTGTTGTAAGCCGggtgtatttttaaatattttgttgtctacaattatattttcgtcaTTGAATTCTAAGCGAGAGCGTCCAAGTAGCCATTCTCTATTTTCAAGCACAGGTCCATATATCGAATCATTGTCGTTGCATGTAACACTGTATTGATTTGATGGTGGCTGCTCTATATCCTGTAAATCGTGATTTGGTTGTTCTGTTACGTGTTGTATATGTCCGTCTTGATGTGATAATATAGTTTCAAGTGGTTCTGTCACAGGTTTAAATATACGTTGAAGCTGTTCTTCATGGCCACGTTCAGAccttttaagtaaattatacTTTTCTCGAACAGCTTTAGCAAGTTTTGGCACCTGTTGCTTATATGACATCCTGATGTTAAATGAACATTATATGCGAGTGAAGTTATTTGACCCATCTGACGACACTGCAACTTGTAAGCTGACCCATCTGACGACGCTGTGACACGTAAGCTGACCCATCTAACGACGCTGTGACACGTAAGCTGACCCATCTAACGACGCTGTCGCTTCTAGCAACGCTGTACCACGTAAGCTGTCGCATCTGCCAAAGCTGTGACGTGTAAGCTGTCGTACCTGACTGACGTACACCTGACGTATATCTGACACATACCTGACACGTATCTGACACATACCTGACATGTATCTGACACGTACCTGACACGTACCTGATACGTACCTGACACGTACCTGACTTGCAGTATTTAATCTTAGCAATAGAAACCAGTGAGCAGGTGGTGTCTTTCTTCTGTCGGGGGTGGTAAAGATACGGGAAAGTGTAGAGCGAGAATACTCCTTTCCAAGGGATGAGGAGACATATGTACCACCGCTCCCTAGAGAGGAATAACATACCTTATTGTGGAAAATAAGCGGGTATTTGTAACATAtactttttaatagttttcacTCATGCTTCTGGTAACTATCTGTCAATGTTAACCTTATTTTTCAACggaatataaaatagttttagaaaaaacaatacaTGCGTTgctcattttttgtttcagtttttcgaaataattatagcgctttttaaaataaaaaatttacaaattttgacataattttctagggattttttcttttctattatgatttctcaattttctaatGTTAGAGGGGATATCTAAGTtggttgttcatttttttttctttcagtttaatttttcaaaaatactttttacaatacatttttacaaacttgacatattttttctagggcttttttctttcaattttctaatgttAGAGGGATAACTAGGTTGATTGGATGAAAGTGGCTATTAttgtgttattaaaataatagagGAAGAATATACACTGTTTAGAAATGAAATGCATTTCCTCTAATAATTTTCGTCTTCTGACGCGCTAGTCAGAACTTCACAgctaaaaaatgattattctgtttttattctttttttaaaacgtaTTATCATTTCAGGTCGGATATCTCGTATATTCTATATCAGAatttaaatgtaataatataaatatttgtgtattAATAACTTACTCGTAGAGGACCGGCTCTCCCAACAACTTCAACATATCATCgctacaaataattatatttaatacaattttacattttatgaacacttttcaaaataaacaccACTACTTATTTTTAGCAGTTGAAACTGTagtcttttaaaattattttagaataaaatagaCCGTTAAAAGCTtacatttaattcatttatgttaatttatgaataatatttggtAAGTTGTGTCTGTTAGTCAACATAAAAAGTTGTCCAAGGGTGACCAAGCGGGGAGGTAGACACTTTcatcaaatttctataaaacttGACTACTTCACCCTCAGGATAATGGGGGAATAAAGGACTTTGGTTAAGTACTGGGTGAGGGtaattaaaaacaagaaaaactctattttttatttttatgtttccatCTGAAAAAATGTTACTACAGACTAgtacatacaaaatataaaatttcataaagttttatatattaaatacttACAACCGGCGAAGTTCTCATCAGATCTCtgaaaaaagaatatgaaataattatttctgttttaatataaaattgaagattaGAAACTCACGGGTCATTTAGGACCAAAAGTCCTGATACCGTTGATACactagaaaaaaagaaaatcgatGATTTTTGGATCGGTTTTACATTTTGAGTACTTACAATTCCGTTGGCTCGCTATAAAAAAAAGGTACGTTTTTAacatactaattttattttaaaacctcTTGTTTACTTACGCGTTATGTCGAACCAGACACCCtgcaaaaaatatgttaaattttcggtttaaaaatattataaaacgaCTTACATCTATTTTTAATCACCACAAATGGGTCGGGGACACAAAAGACCCAGCGGGTACCTACCGGTGCCAGCTGGTATGTAgtcgattttttaaatttttctacaaactCGTTCCTAAAaacataattcattaattttaccAATAATATAAAGTTGATTACACTTACATGGTCACTTCTAATTTAATAAGCTTTAAAAGATATCAGCAGCTTTTATAAGCCACAAGAGTTGTTTACGGcacttttgattttataaatgattatcTGAGGTTTTTTCTATAACACTcactgattattatttattactattatttttctttgatatctcATGTGCATTTTGACCATCTAATGTTGAGTTATTGACTTGCTGGAATGAAAACAACTATTTTAAATAGGTAGCACCACACATTTTTCGTTGTATTTTTTGTTGAGAATtcgtgtatttttgaaaaaacaccaTCTGCTTCTGTattctattacaaaattttaatataggatgtctatatagagaaagaatAAACACGATGACCCCTAAACCGATATATATGATTTGGACTCAGAAAATGTATACGGAAACGAAACCTCAACACATCTATCTCGCAACCCAAGCACTTGGCAACATCTCACATATGATGAAGACTTTTCAATAggtacaaaaactttttatttccttaacttttttctttacttACGATATTTTTTCTCTCCGTTGTGACGTATCACAAAAGGATTTTTAACTCTTGAATTCCCATGTCcaagttaatgaaaaaatatattccctttttatataaaatagctTAGttacatttgaataaaataaaaaaatatagaaaaaataagtaaaccacccccattttttttaatggggGGGTCACCTGCAGGTGACTCTGGGCATTGTAGCAAAGTTAAGACTCTGAAGGACACACGGGTTTTTTACCGGTCTTAGTTAGGAAAAAAGATacagttttataataatatctattttattacatatctatatgaaaaaatataacaattatttattgtgaaagCTGTACCAACATTTTAGATGCAAACCGATATTGCATTTGGTACACATTTTTCTAGTGCGTTGGTGACAATATCCGCATCTTCGTTGAGAGCAGTTGACTTCCGAGTGATCGTCCGCACTTCCTGCGGTCCTTACCGCGGCAGGTACTCTTATCTGAACAGGAACGCCACAAGAAGAATTACGGGACGCGGGCTTGCCATATTTTTGTAGGTAAACAGTTACTACATTTCTCCGGAAATCGCAATAGGTCCAGTTGTTTTCTGACTGTCTTTTGATCAGCCATGCATTTTGACAAGCTGCATCCAGGCCAAAAGCAAACAAAGGGAACCACCACTTTTTGCCGGGAAGAGCTACCCTCATGGAGTCAACGTTTTCGTCAAAGTGGTCTACCCCACCCATGTACTTATTGTACATCTTGATGACGGCTGGGCAATCAACTTGAATTTTAGCTCGTTTTTTATCCACAAATCCAATCCGATCCACTTTTGTGATAGGATCCAATCCGTGGCAGTTGGATGCAATGGTGACGATGTTATTGTCATGCCACTTAGCTGCAATAATTTCCTTAGAATCTTTATGACATAGCTTACCTCTTGGCTCTTTTTTCATGTCCTTTGAGTATGGCAAATTACAATTCTCTAACCGGTTTTCCCGAACAGTACCTGTGCCCCCAACATTTTGCTCTCGCAAATATTTGAGAAGAGGCAAACcagtgaaaaaattatcaaagtataAGTTGTACGGTCCTAACTCTTCTGGTAATCTTGAATGGAGTTCTAAAATAACAGCAGCTCCTAGGCTGAAGTCGGACTGCATCTTGAGGCCAGGGCCGGACGCGCCCTGATATGGCTCACAATTTACTAAATATCCATGGCGCGTAGCAGCTGACCAGAGCTTGTAACCAAACCTTATCGGTTTTCCGTGGATATGTTGTTTGGTACCGTGCCTTCCAAAGTATGGTACTATAGTTTCATCTATGGAAATGTGTGAAGAACCTGCTTTTTTGAAATGTGCAGTGAAATTTACATTCAGTTTTGTAAAATATTCTCGAACTTTAGCAAATTTGTCGTTAGGCGGCAAGGATGTACTGTCAGAAAGATGAAGATATTgctgaatttcaaaaaatctattcCGCCTTATGCTAGATGCTACTAGGTCATTGTGCGTGTCACTTTTTACTTCCCATAACATTCTCATATACTTTGGAGTCAAATATCCTGTAAGTAGCAGTATTGCAATGTACACTCTAATTTCATCACAAGTTACATTCAGAGTGTGATTTCTCTGTAAAGCGTACAAATTGCTCATATCAACtatgaattttattatgtcGTCATTATAGAGCAATTCGAAACACTCGACGGCACTCATCACTTCCTGAGAGTTAGTAAAAACTTCTTCATCATGGTCTCCCTTGCCGCAACTAGtaaaaaaagtgtatagaaTAGAATATTAGCTTCGTTTTCATCTCCACTGTCTTCGTCAGTCACCACGCCATCATCAggaggaaataaaataatatcaccTGGGTCTTCCTCAGCCAGCAACTCCTCGGCAATCTCATCTAACGTCAACCTGTAATACGTAAACAAGCACTAAAATATCATGAGCACAAAGCGATAAGActaaatgtaaacaaaaatctTGTTATTACTAAGAATGAATTCAGAGTAGTAGAATTATTATATTGCCCAGTGTCACCCAAGGGTGACACTGCATGTTTCCAACGTTGTAACAAGGATGCTGATAAGTTATTCTTATTGTAAAATACATTTGTGTAATAGcttatatattcatttattagatgtgataagaaaaaaaaataatacttacgGTTTAGgcatttttatttcactttatatCGCAAGAAATCACACAAACTCAAACTGCTCTAGACCGCGTGAAACAAATGAATgaatttgacaaatgacataaTGGTCAGTGTTGCCAAAAAAAACGAATAGTGTTACTAATTAACTTTGCTGTAAAAATGGTaggatttaaaaataaagtttaagtgtgggagaaaaaaatgttttactttcTGTCACCTACAAGTGACACTGGGAATTCAAGAGTTGATACTATTGGGTACTATTCTAtctgaaaaaacaataaatataaatataaaataaaaatcctgTTTTTTCAGATTTATACAACTCTACTACACTTTAGTACATAGGAAACGAAACCTCAATAACTTGTGCTCTCACTACTTGGCAACATCTCACATgggtattttcaattaaataaggcattttaaatatatcaccCTGTAATACATATTTATCACGTTGCACAAATGGTAAAAACTTTTAGCGTATGGAACAATATGTTCCTAGTTTtagtcattttaaaaaacatctaTATGATACCAACAAGTTGTGGAAAAAAACAACGACCCTTCTTTTTGAAGTAAACTGTTCATAAAACCTAGAACATGATAACGTTTCTTTTAGCGTTcctgttttgaaaaacaaaatgcttTATATAATCGCAACCGTTATCTTTgtaaaagattaattttaaaatttaaaatatcatttctaggCTGCCCTTGAAACAAAAACTGCATTTCTGTGCGCTGCAAAGTCATACGGAAGTGAAAACCACAAAAATGGATTATTAGCAAGCTGAAGATTCAAGGCATCAACTTTTGACCATAGTTttatttcgaatgaaaaaaCCACAAAAGGTATATTTTTGCAAACATGATAAATACGTATATATTGTTATCACTTTCgctatatttttacattttttcgaaTGATACAAGagttataatttatatacagagtgttaaaatattcttttttatattttacgatCGATCGAACAATAAGATCTCATAATTCTCTATCAACCCTTGCTCGCGGCTCTCGTCGGATCTTACAATATTACGATACATAAATAGTAAAAGCGTTAAATACTTGTGAATGCCTAACAAAGTGACTTACCTTTTTAAACATGCTTCAGAATGGCTCCTGTTCACACGCACctgtttgtttttccaaaaagacACGGCCTACTTTCACTTCGACGACCCGAATAAAGTGTTTTTCAGCACGGACCGTTGGTCTTATCGTCCTTTGTGGCTTcgtgataaaataatttttatacacttCAACAACAAATGCacaattcttaatattatttatacagagtgtttagTAACTTTTTCGACGACCTGGATAATCTAGTAACTACACCCTTTTCGCCGTTATCATACAGGCCAGACAAGGCggaatataattcattatacCCACAGTTTGCAtgataaatgtatatttattttatatacagagcGGACAATTAAGTATATTCATTATCGAATGCGGATCTTACTGTCACGAAAGACCTTCATTATCTACGATGCTTGACGCGCGATGtgctaaaattatcaaaatccttcAAACACAAAAGTCTAAAACTTTCAGTTCCACcgcaattaaattgtttaattaaataaattgattaattaatgtatCTTAATTAGAAGGTTTACACGTAGTATAGTAAACGCTGTTATCACTGCTTTCGACTTGCGGTTAGCGCTGCGGTCAGAGCGGCTGGACCGGATGTCTGCCTGTCTGCCTGTCTGCCTGAACCGCCTCTATGACTACTTACGTTTATCTGGTTTTTgcctatttttttatcattagcCATTTTGCTTGTAACAGGCCCACATTCTCACCACGCTGTGCAGCAAAATACGTGACCCCGGGCTATCATATGggaaatttattgtaatattaatCTTATTTATAACCGTAGGTATCCTAGTTGGGATTTTGTAGTAAAAGTTGGGATTAGCTCCTCTAAGACCTaggttaaaataaataaataaatatatagataaaaaataaataaaacctttgTTATCGTCGTGTTGAGAGTATAGGGATCAACCGACAACTTCCTAAAATTGGCCTCCGGTGTATATTGCCGGAACCTTGAGACGACAGCGACAATTACAAACATATTAAAATCTGAATTTCTTCTTATGGAGTCTAGATCCTGGACAAAGAGGTTGTAAAAGGACTTTTTGtccattttaattgatttagacCCTCTTTAGCCCTTATTTCCTAGGACTAATTTCCTGTACTCTGAACACCTCATGGTGTCCATCCTATGCCCTTCAACTTTGCAGGCCATACATTTCGATACGGCCTTACACTCCTGGGCTCTATGGTTGAGCCCACCACAATTAAGGCATTGCTTACTTCTGTCCTCGAGGGATACTTCTTGAATTTCAAGAGAGGGACTCTGGTTTTGcattaagtaaaattatttctttagaagtaaatatcaataaatttgaaattggaaacggCTCATCTTATATTGAACTTGTGGCAACAATGTGTCACATTTGTGAAAAGGGTTTTTCCTCTACAGATATCATTGTTAGAGATCACGATCATTTTACGGGGAAGTTTAGAAATTTTGCACATCAAGCatgcaatttaaatttcaaaaaactgtttgttgtacCTACAGTTTTCCATAACTTAAGTAACTGCGATAGCCATTTCATCATTTCGGAATTAAGTAAAAGAGGAAACATCAGTTTACTccccataaataaagaaaaatacatttcatttacacttaacgattcagatacaaatataaaatttcgattcataGATTCACTGAGGTTTTTGGGTGCTTCCTTGGAAGAATTGGCTGCCACATtgaatgataatgatttaaaaatttccaaaagagaatttagtaatttaagtgtcgaacaatttaaattaatagccaaaaaaggggttttctgttacgattttatagatagttgggaaaaattaaatacttgtgaaCTACCACCAATAGaggcattttataataaattggaggATAAAAACATCAGTATTGAGAAGTATTCTCATGCTCATGCAGTTTGgaaatcatttgatattgaaaatttgggtcAGTATTTTGATCTGTACTTAAAGACCGATGTTTTACTTTTATCAGATGTTTTCGaacaatttcgaagaaaatgttcaattacttaTGGTTTAGACCCTGCATGGTACTATATAATGCCT
The genomic region above belongs to Diorhabda sublineata isolate icDioSubl1.1 unplaced genomic scaffold, icDioSubl1.1 Dsub_116, whole genome shotgun sequence and contains:
- the LOC130452017 gene encoding piggyBac transposable element-derived protein 3-like is translated as MSAVECFELLYNDDIIKFIVDMSNLYALQRNHTLNVTCDEIRVYIAILLLTGYLTPKYMRMLWEVKSDTHNDLVASSIRRNRFFEIQQYLHLSDSTSLPPNDKFAKVREYFTKLNVNFTAHFKKAGSSHISIDETIVPYFGRHGTKQHIHGKPIRFGYKLWSAATRHGYLVNCEPYQGASGPGLKMQSDFSLGAAVILELHSRLPEELGPYNLYFDNFFTGLPLLKYLREQNVGGTGTVRENRLENCNLPYSKDMKKEPRGKLCHKDSKEIIAAKWHDNNIVTIASNCHGLDPITKVDRIGFVDKKRAKIQVDCPAVIKMYNKYMGGVDHFDENVDSMRVALPGKKWWFPLFAFGLDAACQNAWLIKRQSENNWTYCDFRRNVVTVYLQKYGKPASRNSSCGVPVQIRVPAARANGIVSTQNVKPIQKSSIFFFSSVSTVSGLLVLNDPDLMRTSPVGAVVHMSPHPLERSILALHFPVSLPPPTEERHHLLTGFYC